A region of the Cytobacillus sp. IB215665 genome:
ATAAAAAAAAGTGATTCGACAGATGGCCACGGTGGGTTTGGAGTAGGTGTATTAAGCTTAGATAATATATCGCCTGTTATTATTGATGCAGAAGAAAAATCTGCTGTTGTTGATATCGGTGCAATGCATGCACGTAGTGATGTAGAAAGAGGGATAAAATTTCTACCAAACAGAGATGAAGTACCTAATGGAAAACTATATTGGCTCGTTTGGGTTACGATAGAACAAAATGAGGAAGGACCGTTTTATACAGGTGTAACTGCATGTGAAATGACTGTTGATCGTGACATACGCCGTGGGTATAAATCTCTCCCTGAACATGTAAATAATATGGATAAATCGCTTAAGCGCCACATTATTGTTGAACACATGGATGTATCTTCAAAGCAAGTGCTAGCAGAATTTTTACAAGAGCATAATATTGATATGTGGAATAGATCTGGTGAGCAGCTAAAGAATGATTTACAATTATAATGCAATTATATCCTCTTGAGTCATCACAATTTAAGATTGTTTTCTCAGTGATTGGTGTTTCGTATTAAGAAGTAACCATACTACTAGAGTTCGTAGTTTCTTTTTCTGTTATAACGATAGCTGTTACTTACCGTATCTTCTCATCTTGATTAATAAGCGCCAGATTTTATAATGATTAATCTTGATGTTTTAAACGAATCGGAGTAAACTTAGTTTTAATGTTATTCACATGTAAAAACTAGGACAAAAACCCTTAACTATGTATTATTAGTTAAGGGTTTTTTACTTATTTAATAGGTAGGCTTGTTTGTAGGAGTAAGTTTGTTAGCTTACTTATAATTGCCCTTTTCTTAAAGATTGTTGCTATTATCAGCAAGTTGCACATCATTTATAGAAGAAAAGATGCCACGAACCCTAGCTGTTTTTATTTTCTAAAACTTAAAACAACAATTCAAAAAAACAGCCTAATTAAACCAGTCAATAAAACGTTTAAACCAACCTTTATCCTCAATAGGTGTTTGTTTTTTATCAAGTGGCGGCTTATCTGAATGTTCATCACAATATTCCTCTGGTTCAGTTCCTTTAACATAATACATTTGTAATGTAATAGGACAATCTTTTGTGGCTAACTTTCCGTTGTCCGGGTTAATATACACTTTTTTAAGATTCCCAGTTGAGTTTCGAAAAGTGAGCACAGGTTCCTTTATTAATGATTGTTCCATAAAATTAGCCCATATACGTTTTGAATAAGCTCTTTCATCTACTTTGTCGATGGTGTAATCTCTGTCATAACCTGTCCATATGCCAGTTACAATTTGTGGTGAATAACCAATCATCCAGCTATCGGTCTTTGTAGTGCCAGATTTGCCAGCATATAGCTTAGTTAAATCATTTTGAATAATGCTACCTGTTACATTCGTATAATCGTTTAATTTCTCATCAAACATTCCTTTCATTAACTGCGTTGTAACAAATGCTAGGTCTGGATCAAGAACTTGTTCAGATGATGGAGCCTTTTCAAAAATAATATTGCCATGATGATCAATAACCTTTGTGATGTACGTAGGGTGTATCTGCTTTCCATTGTTAGCAATAGTAGCGTACGCTTGAACCATGTCAATCATCCTGACAGGAGAAGTACCAAGAGCTAATGACGGTACATTGTCTAGTTTACTTGTAATACCCAATTTTTTTGCAGTTTCTACAAGAATATTAGTCCCTAAATATAAATTAGTTTTTACTGCATATACATTATCGGACAGAGCCATTGCTTGTGCTAATGTAATCGTATCATCGGCGTAATAATTATTATAATTATGAGGTGTATAAGTTGCTCTTCCTTCATCAAAGATAAAGGTTGTTTGTTCACTTCGTAACTTAGTTGAGGCAGTAAAACCTTTTTCTAAAGCAGCATAATATAAAAAAGGTTTAAAAGTTGACCCTGGCTGCCTTTCTGCTTGAACAGCCCGATTAAAGGGACTTTCATCATAATCTCTTCCTCCAACCAATGCTTTTACTTCACCTGTATATTGATCCAAAGCTACGAAACTCACTTGTATATCAGATGAAGGATTAATGGTGTTAGAAATTGATTCCTCAGCTAACTTCTGTAGCTCTATATCGAGTGTTGTATAAACGTGAAGTCCGCCCATTTCAATAATCCGTTCATCAATGTTTAGTTTGTTCACTAGTTCATTTTTTACAATGTCCTGGAAATAGAGTCCTACTTCTTCATGCTTAACCTTTTGCTGTTCGACATATTGTACTTGTTGATTATAGGCTTTGCTTGCTTCATTTTCTGTAATGTAGTTGTTATTAACCATAGCATTTAATATAGTCCATTGCCGATCTTTTGCTTTTTCTTCGTTAATAAGTGGTGAATAATGTGACGGTCCTTTTGGAATACCCGCTAACATACTTGCTTCACTTAACATTAAATCTTTAGCTGACTTCCCAAAATAGTATTGAGCAGCTGCTTCAATTCCATAAGTCCCATGTCCATAGTATATGGTATTTAAATAACCTTCTAAAATGTCATTTTTGCTATAGTTCATTTCTAAACGAATGGTATAAAGTGCTTCATGGAATTTTCTTTTCCATGTTTTATCATGCTCTAAAAATAAGTTTCTTGCATATTGTTGTGTAATTGTACTTGCTCCCTGAACCTTGGCTAACGCTTTTATATCTGCTATCGCAGCACCTGCAATTCGCTTAAAATCAAATCCAGGGTGTGAAAAAAAACTTTGATCTTCTATAGCAATCGTTGCTGCGATTAAAGAAGGAGAAATATGATCAAGTGAAATCCAGTATCGCTTTTCTTTGCTATGGCTTTCACCTATGATGACATCGTCATTTGCATAGTAAATTGTAGATTGCGGTACTGTTAACGGCGGGGCACCTTTAACGGTTGCATACGTAAAAAGAGAAATTAAAGTTATCGACATTAAGATTAGTAGTATAAGAGTAACAAAAATAAGAGCTCTAAAATATTTAAGCGCTTTTTTAAAACGTTGATTTGTGATGATTTCCAATACTAATCACCTCATCTTTCTATCACAAAAACAGTATGGGGTGGATTTTTCTTTTTTATACCTTGCTAAAAAATTTGCTTGCAATTTTGCTAGATTCATCTATAATTTTTTTAGCTAATATCTTGCTGACGGTATAAAGTGCCTCATAAGATTTGGATGACAACATTCCACCGTTACTCGTAAGGTGTGAGCAACGGTGGTATTGCGCGTTGTGCTTTTCTTATTTACATTTCCTGATCATGTTTGGGAAAACTAATAGAAGCTTAAAGATAGAAAGGAAGAGGAACAAATGGAACTATGGTTTACAGAAAAACAAACTGCGAGTTATGGAATAACAGCGAAAATTAAGCGTACTTTACATACAGAGCAAACTGACTTTCAAAAATTAGATATGATCGAAACTGAACAATTTGGAAATATGCTCGTTCTCGATGGCATGGTTATGACAACTGAAAAGGACGAATTTGTTTATCATGAAATGGTTGCCCATGTACCGTTATTTTCTCACCCTAATCCAGAAAATGTACTAGTTGTAGGGGGTGGAGATGGTGGGGTAATCCGTGAAGTTCTTAAGCACCCAAGTGTCAAAAAAGTCACTTTAGTGGAAATAGATGGTAAAGTTATTGAGTATTCAAAGAAATACTTACCGAGCATTGCGAGCCACTTTGACAATCCACGAGTAGAAGTCATAGTCGGTGATGGCTTCATGCATATTGCCGAAAGTGAAAATGAGTATGATGTTATTATGGTAGACTCAACTGAACCAGTTGGTCCTGCAGTCAATCTATTTTCAAAGGGTTTTTATGCAGGGATTTCAAAAGCCTTAAAAGAGGATGGGATTTTTGTTGCACAGACAGATAATCCATGGTTTAAACCAGAGTTAATTGCAACTGTACAAAAAGATGTGAAAGAAATTTTCCCACTAACTCGTCTATATACTGCAAATATCCCGACTTATCCAAGCGGTCTATGGACATTTACATTAGGTTCAAAGAAATATGATCCACTTCAAGTAGAAGATGGTAGATTTCATGATATTGATACGAAATATTATACGCAAGAGCTTCATAAAGCAGCTTTTGTCCTTCCGAAATTTGTTAGTGACTTAACGAAGTAGTTTACAATATTGAAGTATCTTTAGAATGGGGGAAGCAAAATGCGTTTTGATGAAGCTTATTCAGGAAATGTTTTTATTAACAGCCATCCACTGGTAGAAGAAAGTGATGCTGTGATTTATGGAATGCCGATGGACTGGACAGTTAGCTTCCGACCAGGATCAAGATTTGGTCCTGCTCGTATTCGTGAAGTGTCACTTGGGCTAGAGGAGTATAGTCCGTATGTAGATAGACATTTAGATGAAGTAAAATATTATGATGCTGGAGATATTCCACTTCCATTTGGAAATCCTGCGAGAAGTCTACAAATGATTGAAGAATTTGTAACCAAAGTACTACAAGCTAATAAGTTTCCACTTGGGTTAGGTGGCGAGCATCTTGTTTCGTGGCCGGTTTTTAAAGCGATGTATAACAAATATCAGGATATGGCGATTATTCATATTGATGCACATGCTGATTTACGAGAAGAATATGAAGGTGAGCCTTTATCACATTCGACGCCAATTCGAAAAGCATGTGAACTGATTGGGGCAGAAAATGTATATTCTTTCGGCATTCGTTCAGGAATGAAGGAAGAATTCCAATTTGCAAAGGATTCAGGCATGTATATGGCTAAATTTGATGTGGTTGAGCCATTGAAAGAAGTATTACCTAAACTTGCTGGTCGGAATGTATATGTAACGATAGATATTGACGTCTTAGACCCTGCTCATGCTCCTGGAACAGGTACTGCTGAAGCTGGGGGAATTACTTCAAAAGAGCTATTGAATGCCATTACACTTATTTCAAATTCTAAGCTAAATATTATAGGCACCGATTTAGTTGAGGTAGCACCTGCGTATGATCCGACTGAGCAAACACAAATTGCTGCTAGTAAATTTGTGCGTGAAATTTTACTCGGTTGGGTAAAGAAGTAATGTTTCAAAGACAGTAATTACTTAATCTGCGCTTTGATGTCATTGAATTTAAGTCCATTCAAAATTTGTGTAAAAGACTGAACTATTTGTTAAAAAAGTTCAGTTTTTTCTTTAATATCGAAATGAGGTTTGGACAGTAGAGAAATGAGTTTGGACAGTAAAACGCCGATTTTGGACAGTAGAGAAATGAGTTTGGACAGTAAAGCACTGATTTTGGACAGTAAAGCGCCGATATTGGACAGTAAAGAACTGAATTTGGACAGTAAGAGGTATAATTCAGCTAATAAAAGCATCAGGGATATTTTAGTAAATCAATGACCTGGTATTACTACTAATTTGAAATGATAACATTAAGATTAACTGGAAAAGTTGATAATGGTTATTGAACAATCGTATAGAAACAGCAAATCCGAGTGAAAACTAGCAAATGTATTTGAACTTTTTTTTAAGAATCATTATACTATTTAAGTCAATAACGTACGTTTGAGGAAGTGTATATTTTGGTTCAATCAGATGGAAAAGGTATTCCGATTAAAGTTAATTTTGTTTCTGAAATAAAAGATGGCTCAAAAAGCGATCGTGTTGCTTTTACGACAAATGGTTTATACTACATAAAAGGAAAAACTACATATTTGTCTTTTAATGAAAGTGAAGCACCACATGAAATCAAAACGATTGTTAAAATAAATGAACATGGTGATGTGCTGATTATGCGTAAAGGTGCCGTATCAATGAAGCAGTATTTTCAGCAACATAAGGAAACATACGGAAAGTATCGAAATGAAATCGGCTTATTTGAAATGGTTACGACAACTGAACAAATAAAGTACGAGTGGACTGAAGATAAGAAAAGTGGATACTTGTTGCTAACATATTTGTTACGAATACAAGGAGAATTAGCTGGACGGTACAATGTAACGATACAATTTAGGGAGGAACAAATATGAACATTGTTGAGCAAGTAAAGGATCGATTGAAGGATGAAATATCTGAAGCTGTCGTTAAGGCAGGGTTAGCTACAAGAGAGCAACTTCCAGAGGTTATTCTAGAAATACCTAAAGAGAAGGTACACGGTGATTATTCTACAAATATGGCAATGCAGCTTGCTAGAATCGCTAAAAAAGCTCCTCGAATGATTGCAGAAGAGCTAGTGAATAATTTCGACAAATCAAAGGCATCTATTGAAAAAATTGACATAGCTGGCCCAGGATTTATTAATTTTCACATGAATAACAGCTATTTAACCGAGTTAATTCCAACGATATTAAAGGCTGGTGATTCATATGGAGAGACAAATGTTGGTCGAAAAGAAACCATTCAAGTAGAGTTCGTATCAGCGAATCCAACAGGCGATCTTCATTTAGGTCATGCACGCGGCGCAGCGGTGGGTGATACATTATCTAATGTTTTGGCAAAGGCAGGATATGATGTTAGTAGAGAATATTATATAAATGATGCTGGCAACCAAATCAATAATTTAGCTTACTCTGTAGAAGCACGGTACATGCAGGCACTTGGGATGCAGCAAGACATGCCAGAAGACGGTTATCATGGGGAAGATATTATTGGAATTGGAAAAGAGCTTGCAGAGCAACATGGTGATAAATTTGTTCATATGGATGAAAATGAACGATTTACATATTTTCGCGAGTATGGTTTACAGTTTGAGCTTAGTAAACTGCAAAAGGATCTTGAAGCGTTTAGAGTTTCCTTTAACAAATGGTTCTCAGAAACTTCATTATATGAAAACGGTAAAATCGATACAGCACTTAATTCATTGCGTGAAAATGGACATGTATATGAAGAGGATGGTGCAACATGGTTCCGCTCCACAACTTTTGGTGATGACAAGGATCGCGTGTTAATCAAAAATGATGGCTCATATACGTATCTAACTCCAGATATTGCTTACCATCAAGATAAGTTGGATCGTGGCTTTGAAAAGCTGATTAATATTTGGGGAGCAGATCACCACGGTTATATTCCGAGAATGAAAGCAGCTATACAAGCACTAGGGTATGAAAATGATACACTTGAAGTAGAAATCATACAAATGGTTAACTTATTTAAAAATGGGGAAAAGGTCAAAATGAGTAAACGTACTGGTAAAGCTGTTACAATGCGAGAGCTCATTGATGAGGTTGGTCTTGACGCAGTTCGTTATTTCTTTGCGATGCGCAGTCCAGATTCACACCTTGATTTTGATCTTGATTTAGCGGTATCAAAGTCTAATGAAAATCCCGTATACTATGCCCAATATGCTCATGCACGGATTTGTAGTATGCTACGTCAAGGTGAGGAGCAAGGCTTATTAATTGATGAAGAAATTGCTTTACAACACATTACATCTGAAAAGGAAATTGACCTTCTCAAAAAGTTAGGGGAATATCCGATAGCTGTAAGTGAAGCAGCACAAAAGCGCATTCCACATCGTATAACAAATTATATTTATGAACTCTCTACTGCACTGCATAGTTTTTATAATGCTGAAAAAGTGATAAACATAGAAAATAAAGAACAAAGTAAAGCTCGCCTTGCGCTTATGAAAGCAGTGCAAATAACTTTACGTAGTGCACTATCTATAGTAGGAGTTTCAGCACCTGAGCAAATGTAGTTTATCGCAAGTGGTCAACGATTTTTATAGTATATTATATTAACGAAAGGATAGTAAAAATACTATCCTTTCGTTTGTTTATGCTTCAGTGTCTATTTGCTGGGTTGTCTATGGATTTGTCGCTTCATCATTTCACATGAAGTCATATAGCGCCTTCTTATGAAATGCTTCCAGCGCTTGTCGGGGGAGTCATGGATGGCGACATTCCACCATTGCCCACAAGACGTGGGAGGCTTATAGGTGGAATTGGGTCGGCTTCGCTTTTCTTTCTGTCCAGCTACAGGCGCCATCGGCTCGAGGTCATAAGTCAAACCGACGAGAAGGTTAAATAGCAACCTTCTAGCCGGCTCGCCTTATGCTTGTCGCCGATAAGCAGTCGCCTTTCGCTTTTCTTTCTGTCTAGCTCCAGTGCCTATCCCCTCGAGTCGCTTCACCATTTCTCATGAAGTTAAAAAGCGACTTCTTGAGAAATGCTTCCAGCGCTTGTCGGGGATAAACAAGGCACTTTCGCTTTTCTTTTTGTCCAGCTCCGCCTCCTTGCCTCTCGAGTCGTTTCACCTTTTCACCAGAAGACATAAAGCGCCTTCCATTGAAAAGGTTCCAGCGCTTGTCGAGGCAATACAGTCGGCTTCGCTTTTCTTTCTGTCCAGCTACAGGCGCCATCGGCTCGAGGTCATAAGTCAAACCGACGAGAAGGTTAAATAGCAACCTTCTAGCCGGCTCGCCTTATGCTTGTCGCCGATAAGCAGTCGCCTTTCGCTTTTCTTTCTGTCTAGCTCCAGTGCCTATCCCCTCGAGTCGCTTCACCATTTCTCATGAAGTTAAAAAGCGACTTCTTGAGAAATGCTTCCAGCGCTTGTCGGGGATAAACAAGGCACTTTCGCTTTTCTTATAAAAAACCGTTGATTAATGTTGAAAAAGATTCTTTACCTTGATCTAGTAACGAGCGTTTTGTAAAGTAATCAATCGTTAATGGTTCGGCAAGTTGAATGTCTTCTTTTATTGTCGTCTTCACTTGTTCATTAAATTTCTGATCATAAATAAAACAGTTGATTTCATGATTGATAAAAAAGCTCCTTTTGTCAAAATTTGCAGTCCCGATATCACATATGTCATCATCGATTGCTACGACCTTTGCATGATAGAATCCGTTATAAAAACGATATATATGACAACCAGCAACGAGCAATGGCTTAAAGAATGGATATGCAGCTTCTTTAACAAATGGATGATCAGCTTTCATTGGGACGAGGATATTGATGTTCACACCTCTCTCTGCTGCAGCAAGTAATTCATTGACAATTTCTTTACCAGGAATAAAGTAGGGGGTCCCTATATAAATTTCTCTTTTAGCTTGTTTTATCATTGTAATGAAAGATTCTTTTAGAAATGCACCATCCGAAGGTACGATACGGTGTAATACAATGGAATCATTGTTTAACTTTACCTTCCTTGGTTCGTCTTTAAGCTTTTCTTTTGTTGCTGAATACCAATCTTTATTAAACTGTTTTTGTAAGTCAGCAACTCCTTCCCCGATAATTTTTAAATGGTAATCACGCCAAAATCCCATTTTAGGATCTCTCCCTAAGTATTCTCTTCCGACGTTAAACCCACCTAGATAGCCAACTTTTCCATCTATAATTGTTATTTTTCGATGATTACGTCTATTTAGTGTATAAAAAAAGAATGGGAACTTAGGAGTGTTGCTATAAGAGAAGGAGATTCCATTTTCACGTAAAGACCGTACAATTTGTTTAGAAACTTTAAAACCACCGAGCCAGTCTACTTGTAAACGAACTTCAACGCCTTCCCTTGCTTTTTGCTTTAACAATGAGAAAAATTCTGAACTAATCTCATCATTTTTAATAATAAAAAATAGTACATGAATTTGTGTTTCTGCGTTTCTAATGTATTGAAAATAGTCATTGAAGAATTCATGACCATTTGTAAACAAGCTTAACTCACCTTGATGTAATGGATATGTTTTATCCGTTACTTTTCTCATATACTTATGTCGTCCAAGTTTTAAATCCAAACGTACCCACATAATTAAGAGTAACAACAAAATTGCAAGAAAAAGAACAAATTTCATTCATTTATCCCTCCATCCAATACATCATTGTGTTATTTTTACCGATTTTAGCTGATTTTATTTTTTGTAAAAAATAATAAGAGTATATTATTTATATAAAAAATATTGACTGAATGCTCATTCATTATATAATGGAATTATAATATTAGTCAGAAAATTAATTATTTGAGGGGAGATTACTACCGTGGAGAATCTACTAATTATTAATTTAATAGCATTCCTACTTGTAACCGCTTACGGTTTATATTTATTTGCATACCTTGTGAAAACAAGAATTGCGTATATAAAGCTAGGGAAGAAGGTTGAATTTGATAAAAAATATAAAGAACGCCTGAATAAAATATGGGTAAACGTGTTTGGGCAAAAAAAATTATTGAAGGATAAAAAAAGTGGCGTGATTCATGTCATGTTCTTTTATGGTTTTATCCTCGTTCAATTTGGAGCGATTGACTTTATTTGGAAGGGATTAAAACCGGGTTCTCATTTACCGCTAGGGCCTCTATATCCTGCGTTTACTTTTTTTCAAGAGATTGTTACTTTAGTCATTTTAGTAGCTGTTATTTGGGCATTTTATCGCCGTTATATCGAAAAGCTTGTTCGTTTAAAAAGGGGATTTAAGTCAGGTTTAGTGCTTATTTTTATCGGTGGCTTAATGGTTTCAGTTCTTCTTGGTAATGGCATGGGGTTAGTATGGCATGGTGAAGAGTTATCGTGGAGTGAGCCAATTGCTTCTTCGTTAGCATACCTTTTTGGATGGATTGGTGAAACAGCTTCAATCGTTGTCTTTTATGTGTCATGGTGGATTCATTTACTTATTTTATTAACGTTTTTAGTTTACGTACCACAATCTAAACATGCTCATCTTATTGCAGGTCCTGCCAATGTATTTTTTAATCGTTTATCAAACCCTGGAAAGCTTGAAAAGATCGATTTTGAAGATGAAACGCAAGAAACTTATGGGGTAGGGAAAATTGAAGACTTTACTCAAACACAATTAATTGATTTATACGCATGTGTTGAGTGTGGACGCTGTACGAATATGTGTCCTGCAACAGGGACAGGAAAAATGCTCTCACCGATGGATATCATTTTAAAGCTGCGAGATCATTTAACTGATAAGGGAGCAGCTATTACTTCACAAGCTCCTTGGGTGCCAACATTTGCATTTTCAAATACTCAAGGGAATCAATTAGCTGTATCTGGCGCTGGAAAAGGTGTGAATGAATCTGCAGCAGCTGTAGAGCTTGCATATAACCCGAGCTTAATTGGTGATGTCATTACGGAGGAGGAGTTATGGGCATGTACAACATGTAGGAACTGTGAAGATCAATGTCCTGTAATGAATGAACATGTAGATAAAATTATTGACCTTCGCCGTTATCTCGTTCTTACAGAAGGAAAAATGGATGCAGATGCTCAACGTGCAATGACGAATATTGAGCGACAAGGTAACCCATGGGGATTAAACCGTAAAGAAAAAGACAAATGGCGTGATATTCGTGAAGATGTGAATATCCCAACAGTGAAAGAAATGAAAAAATCTGGTGAACAGTTTGAATATTTATTATGGGTTGGATCGATGGGAGCATTTGATAATCGTAGCCAAAAAATAACACTATCATTCGCTAAGCTATTGAATGAAGCAGGAGTAAAATTTGCTATCCTTGGTAACAAAGAGAAAAACTCAGGTGATACGCCAAGACGCTTAGGTAACGAATTTTTATTCCAAGAACTAGCTACGAATAATATAGCAGAGCTACAAAAACATGATGTGAAGAAGATTGTAACAATCGACCCACATGCTTATAATACTTTCAAAAATGAGTATCCGGACTTCGGGTTAGAAGCTGAAGTATTCCATCATACTGAAGTTCTAGATCAATTAGTAAAAGAAGGTAAGTTAGTTCCTAAGCACGAAGTAAAAGAAACAATTACATTCCATGATTCTTGTTATTTAGGTAGATACAATGAAGTGTATGAACCACCTCGTGATATTTTAAAAGCTATTCCTGGTGTGGAACTTATTGAGATGGAACGTAAGCGTGAAACAGGTATGTGTTGTGGAGCAGGTGGAGGACTGATGTGGATGGAAGAAACGACAGGAAACCGTGTAAATGTTGCTAGAACTGAGCAAGCATTAGCTGTGAATCCAACTGTCATTAGTTCTGGATGTCCATACTGTTTAACAATGTTAAGTGATGGAACGAAGGCGAAGGAAGTTGAAGAGCGTATTGGAACTTATGATGTAGCAGAACTTCTAGAAAAATCAGTCATTGGTAGTGCAGAAGAAGTAGCATCTTAATTTTAGTAATGTGAAACAGATAGAAAATTTAGTAAAGTATTTCTATTTTGACTATTTTTCAGTACAATAGAGTTATAAATTAAGACTCTTTTCGTAGACTTTGTTGCTATTGTTATCAATTTAGTACCACAAAACTGGATTTATTTTGTTAGTCATCTTTGTACAGAAGAAAAGATGCCACGAACACTAGTTGAGTACGGTCTATTTCTTAATACGAATAACAACAATCAATGCGAAAACGGGCTAAATCAAAGTTAGTATTTTAGAGGTGTGCTTAAGTACACCTCCTTAAAATGGAGATGAGTGAGCGAGCGTTCAGTCAGCTATACAGAGCAGCTC
Encoded here:
- a CDS encoding YwhD family protein, whose protein sequence is MEKDNKKKVGFTIIKKSDSTDGHGGFGVGVLSLDNISPVIIDAEEKSAVVDIGAMHARSDVERGIKFLPNRDEVPNGKLYWLVWVTIEQNEEGPFYTGVTACEMTVDRDIRRGYKSLPEHVNNMDKSLKRHIIVEHMDVSSKQVLAEFLQEHNIDMWNRSGEQLKNDLQL
- a CDS encoding PBP1A family penicillin-binding protein; the protein is MEIITNQRFKKALKYFRALIFVTLILLILMSITLISLFTYATVKGAPPLTVPQSTIYYANDDVIIGESHSKEKRYWISLDHISPSLIAATIAIEDQSFFSHPGFDFKRIAGAAIADIKALAKVQGASTITQQYARNLFLEHDKTWKRKFHEALYTIRLEMNYSKNDILEGYLNTIYYGHGTYGIEAAAQYYFGKSAKDLMLSEASMLAGIPKGPSHYSPLINEEKAKDRQWTILNAMVNNNYITENEASKAYNQQVQYVEQQKVKHEEVGLYFQDIVKNELVNKLNIDERIIEMGGLHVYTTLDIELQKLAEESISNTINPSSDIQVSFVALDQYTGEVKALVGGRDYDESPFNRAVQAERQPGSTFKPFLYYAALEKGFTASTKLRSEQTTFIFDEGRATYTPHNYNNYYADDTITLAQAMALSDNVYAVKTNLYLGTNILVETAKKLGITSKLDNVPSLALGTSPVRMIDMVQAYATIANNGKQIHPTYITKVIDHHGNIIFEKAPSSEQVLDPDLAFVTTQLMKGMFDEKLNDYTNVTGSIIQNDLTKLYAGKSGTTKTDSWMIGYSPQIVTGIWTGYDRDYTIDKVDERAYSKRIWANFMEQSLIKEPVLTFRNSTGNLKKVYINPDNGKLATKDCPITLQMYYVKGTEPEEYCDEHSDKPPLDKKQTPIEDKGWFKRFIDWFN
- the speE gene encoding polyamine aminopropyltransferase translates to MELWFTEKQTASYGITAKIKRTLHTEQTDFQKLDMIETEQFGNMLVLDGMVMTTEKDEFVYHEMVAHVPLFSHPNPENVLVVGGGDGGVIREVLKHPSVKKVTLVEIDGKVIEYSKKYLPSIASHFDNPRVEVIVGDGFMHIAESENEYDVIMVDSTEPVGPAVNLFSKGFYAGISKALKEDGIFVAQTDNPWFKPELIATVQKDVKEIFPLTRLYTANIPTYPSGLWTFTLGSKKYDPLQVEDGRFHDIDTKYYTQELHKAAFVLPKFVSDLTK
- the speB gene encoding agmatinase: MRFDEAYSGNVFINSHPLVEESDAVIYGMPMDWTVSFRPGSRFGPARIREVSLGLEEYSPYVDRHLDEVKYYDAGDIPLPFGNPARSLQMIEEFVTKVLQANKFPLGLGGEHLVSWPVFKAMYNKYQDMAIIHIDAHADLREEYEGEPLSHSTPIRKACELIGAENVYSFGIRSGMKEEFQFAKDSGMYMAKFDVVEPLKEVLPKLAGRNVYVTIDIDVLDPAHAPGTGTAEAGGITSKELLNAITLISNSKLNIIGTDLVEVAPAYDPTEQTQIAASKFVREILLGWVKK
- a CDS encoding DUF1934 domain-containing protein; translated protein: MVQSDGKGIPIKVNFVSEIKDGSKSDRVAFTTNGLYYIKGKTTYLSFNESEAPHEIKTIVKINEHGDVLIMRKGAVSMKQYFQQHKETYGKYRNEIGLFEMVTTTEQIKYEWTEDKKSGYLLLTYLLRIQGELAGRYNVTIQFREEQI
- the argS gene encoding arginine--tRNA ligase, which translates into the protein MNIVEQVKDRLKDEISEAVVKAGLATREQLPEVILEIPKEKVHGDYSTNMAMQLARIAKKAPRMIAEELVNNFDKSKASIEKIDIAGPGFINFHMNNSYLTELIPTILKAGDSYGETNVGRKETIQVEFVSANPTGDLHLGHARGAAVGDTLSNVLAKAGYDVSREYYINDAGNQINNLAYSVEARYMQALGMQQDMPEDGYHGEDIIGIGKELAEQHGDKFVHMDENERFTYFREYGLQFELSKLQKDLEAFRVSFNKWFSETSLYENGKIDTALNSLRENGHVYEEDGATWFRSTTFGDDKDRVLIKNDGSYTYLTPDIAYHQDKLDRGFEKLINIWGADHHGYIPRMKAAIQALGYENDTLEVEIIQMVNLFKNGEKVKMSKRTGKAVTMRELIDEVGLDAVRYFFAMRSPDSHLDFDLDLAVSKSNENPVYYAQYAHARICSMLRQGEEQGLLIDEEIALQHITSEKEIDLLKKLGEYPIAVSEAAQKRIPHRITNYIYELSTALHSFYNAEKVINIENKEQSKARLALMKAVQITLRSALSIVGVSAPEQM
- the cls gene encoding cardiolipin synthase; translated protein: MKFVLFLAILLLLLIMWVRLDLKLGRHKYMRKVTDKTYPLHQGELSLFTNGHEFFNDYFQYIRNAETQIHVLFFIIKNDEISSEFFSLLKQKAREGVEVRLQVDWLGGFKVSKQIVRSLRENGISFSYSNTPKFPFFFYTLNRRNHRKITIIDGKVGYLGGFNVGREYLGRDPKMGFWRDYHLKIIGEGVADLQKQFNKDWYSATKEKLKDEPRKVKLNNDSIVLHRIVPSDGAFLKESFITMIKQAKREIYIGTPYFIPGKEIVNELLAAAERGVNINILVPMKADHPFVKEAAYPFFKPLLVAGCHIYRFYNGFYHAKVVAIDDDICDIGTANFDKRSFFINHEINCFIYDQKFNEQVKTTIKEDIQLAEPLTIDYFTKRSLLDQGKESFSTLINGFL
- a CDS encoding (Fe-S)-binding protein; the protein is MENLLIINLIAFLLVTAYGLYLFAYLVKTRIAYIKLGKKVEFDKKYKERLNKIWVNVFGQKKLLKDKKSGVIHVMFFYGFILVQFGAIDFIWKGLKPGSHLPLGPLYPAFTFFQEIVTLVILVAVIWAFYRRYIEKLVRLKRGFKSGLVLIFIGGLMVSVLLGNGMGLVWHGEELSWSEPIASSLAYLFGWIGETASIVVFYVSWWIHLLILLTFLVYVPQSKHAHLIAGPANVFFNRLSNPGKLEKIDFEDETQETYGVGKIEDFTQTQLIDLYACVECGRCTNMCPATGTGKMLSPMDIILKLRDHLTDKGAAITSQAPWVPTFAFSNTQGNQLAVSGAGKGVNESAAAVELAYNPSLIGDVITEEELWACTTCRNCEDQCPVMNEHVDKIIDLRRYLVLTEGKMDADAQRAMTNIERQGNPWGLNRKEKDKWRDIREDVNIPTVKEMKKSGEQFEYLLWVGSMGAFDNRSQKITLSFAKLLNEAGVKFAILGNKEKNSGDTPRRLGNEFLFQELATNNIAELQKHDVKKIVTIDPHAYNTFKNEYPDFGLEAEVFHHTEVLDQLVKEGKLVPKHEVKETITFHDSCYLGRYNEVYEPPRDILKAIPGVELIEMERKRETGMCCGAGGGLMWMEETTGNRVNVARTEQALAVNPTVISSGCPYCLTMLSDGTKAKEVEERIGTYDVAELLEKSVIGSAEEVAS